The sequence TGCAAGCTCCCACCCCGTCGTTGTCCGCGCCGCAGCGCGGCGCACAGCCCAGCTCGTCGCAGGAGCTTCCCGCAACCCCAGCTACGCCGAGCTCGGGAGCTTGGGATGGGGACAGGCTTAGGGAGCAGACACAACAACCCGAGTCATCATCGTCAGCCGACGCTGCGGCGTCAAACATGTACGACCGCCTTGACCCAGTGCTTGATCCGAATGCGCTCACAGTGGCTAAGTTGAGCAGCGATGCGCAATCTGTGCTGGCGCCTGGCGTTGCTAGACCGCCTTCGTTCGTTGGGCCAGCAGGCCCCCCCGACCTACAGGACATCGGACCTATCGTCGGCAAGGGCTGGCGCCACGGCTCCCAACCGGCCTCGAAGATCCTGATCGAGGAACTGGGTAAGATCAATCTGCTGCCGAACCAGTTCGGCCCAGCCCAGTTCGCGATCAACAGAGAGCACTACTCCGCCACGTTGGGTCGGGAGGGCGCAGGGACGTTCGCCTCATCCATCATGCTCGCTCCGGGCAGATAAATGAAGCTGGTCCGTCACGTCAGCCGCGCGTCTGGAGGCCGGAGCACAGGTACCTGCCGGCTGGAGCACCGCGAGTGTTGGCTATCCGGTGCCATCCACCCCGAAGCTGCATGCTCATTATGCGCCCGCGCTTCCGAGCACATTCTCCGCTGATCAGATCGGGGCGTTGAAAGTCTCGTCCTCCGACCCGAGCGGGCGGACGCTCGGCGCCAGGGAATTCCTGGGCGATCAGCACATCCAAAGGGATTACGAGCTCCTGGGAGAGCAGTTGCAGGCGCGCGATCCAAATCTCGCTGCTCGGACGCGGCTTGTCGATCCCCTCATAGCCCATTATCATCTGCGCCTGGGCGAAGTGAGCGAGGCGCAGCGCGCATTTCGGCGCATCGTCCAAGATCCCAATCGTAATGACACCGCCACTTCCTGTTTCTGCCAGTGAGTGATGCTAGCCGTGCCGATCGTATGGCCCGCGGCACCCATTGGTCGCTGCTGCTCGTTGATCGCCGCAACCGGCAAAGCCCGGTTGCCTATCACTACGACTCCTACGAGGGAGGCAACGACCGCCAAGCTGCGATGCTCGCAACGCGGTTGGGCGCCAACCTGCAACAAGCGAGCATACGTCAGCAGGAGAACAAATTTGATTGTGGCGTTTTCGTCGTGGACGGCACCCGGGCCCTTATTGAACGATTGGTGAAGACGGACGGGCAACACATAGCAGATCTCAACGACCTCGTCCCCGATCGCCGGGATTTGCAAGGCCGACTCAGAAATTTTCCTGGCCGCGGTTGACGGCGACCAGAGCAGCTCTCGCGATCAGCGCTTGTCGCGGCGAGGCGGTCGCACGCAAGCAGGGCCAGCCATCTGGCTCGAAGCTCGACCCGCACGAACGCTTCATTCTTGGCCTGATTGAGGAGACGCCGGACATCACGCTTGCCGAGATCGCCGAGAGACTGGCACGGCGTGCGGGTTGTTCCTTCAACGGTGTGGATGTTCCTCGACAAGCGCGGCGTCACGTTCAAGACGTATGCCCGCCCGTCGGCAAGAGGTTTATTTCTGATGGCGGCTGGTCTGCATCAACGTATACGGCGTGTCGGCTGAGGGCCTGGGCCGGTAGCGCGACGCCGTTGCTGCGGAAGAATATTCTACACCGGCGCCCTTCCGAGCGAGAATAGCTTCGCCATCACGAGAAGTCCCGGCGGTACCGCCAGCGGCAAGTTCACGCGCCACTGGCGGGCAATCGCAGCAAAAGCCTTAGCATCTGTCGCCTCACTCTTCAAAGCCAAGCGGCACGGCTCTGCCAACCTTCGTCTTTTCATCGTCACGCATCATCAGCGTGGCTTCGCCGAAGCTTGTCCACAGCGATCTCGCTCACCGCCGCAGCTGGCCCGAGATAGGGGCAGCTCCCGGACGTCTGGCGGAATAGGTGAACGCAATGCGACTCCAGATAGACCCAGGTCAGAGTCACGTCAGGTGAAGGGGATATGTTCGATCCCAGAGCGCGCAGGTTGGGCAGATCCGCGCTTTGCGGGTTGTGGAGGGCGCCGTGTGCGCCACGCATTGTAATCGGCGCGCATTTCTCGCCTGGAGACGGATTATGACGGGAGTTGACCGGCGTTTGAATGCGCCTAGCGGATCAGGC comes from Mesorhizobium japonicum MAFF 303099 and encodes:
- a CDS encoding Ulp1 family isopeptidase translates to MARGTHWSLLLVDRRNRQSPVAYHYDSYEGGNDRQAAMLATRLGANLQQASIRQQENKFDCGVFVVDGTRALIERLVKTDGQHIADLNDLVPDRRDLQGRLRNFPGRG